A region of the Pseudarthrobacter phenanthrenivorans Sphe3 genome:
GGCCGGATATCCGGGGCGCCTCATCGTGGCCTGCAGCGGCGGCCCGGACTCCCTGGCTCTGGCAGCAGTGGCCGCCTACTTTGCCCGCCGCGGCCATGTGGACGGCCACCCGGTACGGGTGGGCGCCGTGGTGGTTGACCACCAGCTCCAGGAAGGCTCCGCGGAGGTGGCGGCGGAAACCGCCCGTGTCCTGCAGGAACTGGGCCTCGCGCCCGTGGAAATCCGGACCGTGACTGTGGCCGGAGAAGGCATGGGCCCGGAGGCGGCTGCGCGGGAAGCCCGGCATGAGGCGCTGGAGGCAGCCGCGGCCGGGCAGGGCGCGGATGCCGTCCTGCTGGGCCACACCCTGGACGACCAGGCGGAGCAGGTGCTGCTGGGCCTGGCGCGGGGCTCCGGCACGCGGTCCCTCGCCGGGATGAGGCCGGCCCGCGGCAAGCTGTTGCGGCCCTTCCTTGAACTCCGCCGGGCGGATACCGAGGAGATCTGCGCCGTGGAGGAGCTGGACCCGTGGCACGATCCCACCAACGCGGACCCCGCCTTCGCACGCTCCCGCACCCGCATGGAAGTA
Encoded here:
- the tilS gene encoding tRNA lysidine(34) synthetase TilS; the protein is MLRDALAQAGYPGRLIVACSGGPDSLALAAVAAYFARRGHVDGHPVRVGAVVVDHQLQEGSAEVAAETARVLQELGLAPVEIRTVTVAGEGMGPEAAAREARHEALEAAAAGQGADAVLLGHTLDDQAEQVLLGLARGSGTRSLAGMRPARGKLLRPFLELRRADTEEICAVEELDPWHDPTNADPAFARSRTRMEVLPHLEEKLGPGVAESLARTAAILQLDADYLEEVAETTFLSLAQRNGPEVSLPEEALRALAPAIRFRVIAKAAADVGGQQPSYQRLLAAEALLRRQGSAGPVELPGGVSVYRLSLAQLEGTGAADSPAGAPGPNPVPRGGPRCGKLVFRPQKPPAK